In Gossypium hirsutum isolate 1008001.06 chromosome D06, Gossypium_hirsutum_v2.1, whole genome shotgun sequence, one genomic interval encodes:
- the LOC121218168 gene encoding polcalcin Che a 3: MPLVTYFDHVANSSSSKPFKLSPFANMPLYVPKSINLSLNEEQLKAVFRKHDVNGDGCLSKDELMKAFRELGSRNPSWRVRRSLHHADGNGDGTISLDELDELVKYVAKQGYGIN, translated from the coding sequence ATGCCTCTAGTAACATATTTTGATCACGTAGCAAATTCAAGTAGTTCTAAACCCTTTAAGTTGTCCCCCTTTGCCAACATGCCTCTTTATGTGCCAAAATCCATAAACCTTAGCCTCAATGAAGAGCAATTGAAGGCTGTCTTCAGAAAACACGATGTCAATGGTGATGGTTGTCTAAGTAAGGACGAATTGATGAAAGCTTTCCGTGAACTCGGTTCCCGGAACCCAAGTTGGCGAGTTCGTCGGTCTTTGCACCATGCCGATGGCAACGGAGACGGAACCATCAGTTTGGATGAACTGGATGAGCTTGTCAAATATGTTGCCAAGCAAGGATATGGCATCAACTAA